The Alnus glutinosa chromosome 3, dhAlnGlut1.1, whole genome shotgun sequence nucleotide sequence CCTTTAGAGGATGCATTTAGGTCAAGGCTTTGTCAATTTCTTCGGGAGAGAACACCCTTATGAGGTCTGCATTCATGGCTGTGGGGACTTTTGTGGGGACCGCAGATAAGCAATCCCCCAAACCCACATCCCTTTTGTGGTAAAAATATGTTGAAAATAATAGGAAAACACATGTCCTATATCCTCATGTTTTTTCCACACATTACCTTCCAAGTCCATAATTTGGTTAATATGGTTCTGTCTTCTGCGTTGGGAAGCCCATGCATGGAAAAAATGCGTTTGGCCCTTTGCTTTCACTGGACATCCTCCATTTCTAGCAAGTGATCTATCTCCTCCTGTACTTCTTGAGTCTCCTCCAAGTTATTCGGGTTCTTAGAATACTGCAACAGTTCCAACCGTTTAGTGAGGTTTCTAATGGTGCGATTCACACTTTTTGGCATAGCTCCATCCCACCAAAGCCTGCTTGCACCAATCTAACTTTGCCATAGTAGCCCCTAAAGCACTCATGCCTGCTGTGCCCTTCATCCATTCTGCTTGGACCACCTCCTTGCATTCCGAGTCAAGATTCCAGCAAGCCTTATACTTGAAAGTTCTCGGCCCCTGTTTGGCCTTATGCCGGGCACTAAATTGAATCCACAACGGCTTGTGGTCGGATGATCGAGCGGCCAAAACTTCCACCAATACATCAGGGTGTCTGCTACACCAGCCAGGGTTAACTAGAGCTCGGTCAAGCCTGGCCTTGATGAAATCAGGTGAGCTCCTTTTGTTGCTCCAAGTGTATTTGGAACCTCTGTACCTGAGGTCCCCAAGATTGAATGCATCAAGAACACTTCTAAATCTTTCCATTTGGGAATAATTGCGCTGATTTCCCCTAAACTTCTTAGAAGAATTGACGATCTCATTTTAATCCCCAACACCCCCAACACAGAGACAATCTTGTGGAGGGAAAGAACTAAGGTGAGAAAGCAGCTGCCACGACTCCTCCCTCTGAGTCCGGTCAGCATTACCATAGAAACCAGTGAATTTCCATGAGTATCTTGTACCAGATAGAGTAATGATGGCACTGATATGTCTCTGTGAATAATTCAAAATATGCACCTCCCCTTCCTCCTTCCACAAAAAGGCCAGCCCACTGCTTTTGTGCAACGGCTCCATAGTAAGCAAACCAGCAATACCCAACTGCCTCCTTATTCCATGTAACCTTGTGTTTCTCATGATAGTTTCCATAAGAAACACAAATTTGGGTCTCTTTTCCTTCACTAGCAAGCGAAGATCTCGAACTATTCGAGGGGTCCCAAGCCTTCGACAGTTCCAACATAACACACTCATGGCTGAAGGCGGGGCTGCTCCACAGCATCCGCCCCTGAGAAAGTACCCTCAAGGTTGAATGCATACCGAAGTTCCTTATTAGGGAGATTGAGATTCTGAGTTTCCTTTTCCACCTCTGCAAAACTCCTATTCTCTAGCAACCGCTTCTATTCTGAGTCTTCCAGCTATCTCCAAGAGTTCCCTTGTGCAATCCTTTTCCAGTGCTTCACGTTGCTTCCCCTAGAGTGTCCCTCAACGAGACTGAGAGACCCCTTTGTGGAAGGATCCCCCCATTCTCCACCACCTGATCTCCTTCGTTCAGTGGCTAAAGGAGTCTCAAAGTTAGTTTTGGGAGCTTCTAGAGTGCGGTGCGAATGACATGCAAAGTACTTGTTGTTGGCTTGATCATCAAGTTGGGAACTTGGGTGAGACGGGAAACCCCCCCTTGGGCCAAAGACCTAATTGAGCTGGATCGAGGAGCCTTTCTAGAAGAAGAGCCCAGCTGCTTGGAAGGTGCCACGTCAGAGGAATATTGCTTAAAAGTTTACGTGTTCCGGTTATTACCTTCATAACCCATAAGATTTGATTTCCCCTCTCCCGCCTTAAAATCCTCCACCTTTCCTTGTATAGCATTCCCTTTACGCTTACCTTTTCTTCCATGGTCCGTCTGTGAGCTAGTCAGGTGACCGTTATGGTTTGGAAGTCCCTTTTCGGATTTCTTTCTAGTTGAATCCTGACTTTCCTTAGGGGGAAAATCTGCTCGTTTCCCATCAACTGGCTCTGGCTCTGGCTCTGCCGAGGTTTGTAGTTCCTCCACCACCCCGTGGAATCTGGAAGGCTCCTATGCCCTCAGCCACGATCCCCAAGCCGAAATACTTTATGTATGGTTCTACATCGATTCACATCGTACCAGACAACCTTTAGGAGCATGGAGAATCCGGCCGCACTTGAAACAGAAATCCGAGAACTTCTCATATGTGAAATCCACCTAACAAGAATGGCCTGTGATAATCAAGTCCCTTCCTCAGCCCAATGAGTTGTAACGGTTTAATGCCACTCTGATACGAAGACATTGACCCCAACCCACATTGTCCACTGCCACAACAACCTCTGCAACCATACCCATAGATTCCCTAATCTTCTCACCAATCGTCGATTCATGCATCCCAATGGCATATCATGGATCTGAATCCAGAATGGAGAATGAGAAAAATCCATCTGGGAAGGAGGCATCTTGCATCGAAATCATTCAGCATCAAGATAGTCCGGTCGTAAGACCATGACCTTCCATCCAATTCCCTCTTCTTGTCAGCTTCCTTCGTGTATTCAAATAACCACATATTTACTTGAATCTCTTTGAAGTAAACAAAGCCTGcaattagggttggcaatttttgacacgacccccgaacacgacacgaaaaaatcgGGTTTGTGTTTATTATAattgggttcgggtcataatcgggttgatcCGATTATAAcccggttttaaaaaaaaaaaaaaaaatcgcctCACGCCTCACGAGTCATGGGTCACcgtcttctccttttctttattcttttctcttcttagtTCTTCCTTCTTGCTCAAACACACAACATAGAAAAGAGAGAATCATCCTCCTCTCctttctgattttctttttcttccttcctcttgtcttcttctttctcccaTCCGAAACAGAAAGAGAGATGGTGAGAGAAACACAGAAAGGGAGAGTCAGAGTGAGAGATCGAGAGGAGATCCGAGTGACCCGATGAACCTGGAAAACCCATCAAGCAGTGGGAGGCCCGAACGACCCATCAAACCCAGAGAGAGACCCGATCTTCCATGATCGATGCGATTTCTGGCAAATCATCACCGGTGAAGTCAGAGGAAGTATTGTCCAGCCATTCTTCGTTGGATTCTCGGTGGATTTTCCTCAAATGTAATTCttgtaatttcttgtgtttccattattaatattattttgggtatttttggaTTGATAAGTTTTGATTGAGCCGTGTGGGTTCATTGGGTTGAATTGTTGAAGCTTGAAGATGTACCCCTGTTCCGGGcgattttttgacttttttcttcttgttttcggTTGGGGAACTgaatgggaatttttttttgagttctcTTGTTTTCCGGTTGAGCTACCAATCGGGTAGCTTCAATTGCTTCTCTTTTGTAATCGTGTGTACCGATCGGGTTGCTTGAATTGCTTCTCTTCTGGTTGCTTCTCTTTTGTAATCATGTCTAACGGGTTGTGTTTGGGTCACATGTTTCAAcctgattaataatcgggttgggTTCGTGTTGAACCTGTTTGCATAATCGGGTCAGTCGTGTCGatacgaacccgacccgtgaacccgaattgccaagcctacctGCAATCCACCAAATTCTAGTAAGAATTGACCGGAATGAGTCCTTGTTGATCTTCTCGGCAATCCCCAAGTGGCCCACCAAGCACTTTGCCCCCTTCAACCTCAACTCCTTAGTATCATCATCATTAACGGTGATCCCCTGTTTCTCCCTACTCGTTAACGGGAATGATCCTTTTCGAAACCCATACTTCGCTGGCATCCTCTCTCCACCTACGCGGGCgtggaaagagaaagagagagatgggaCTGGAAACTCCTACACCGATAACTGGAAGGAGACAAGTTTGGCACCCCTGGTTTTTCTAGTAAGAAAACCTAGAGAGCGCGGTCTCAAGTCCCAATTAAGTGTCACTTAATGTTTTTATGACTAACTCAGTTACTCTACATGTTTCAAGCtgtaaaattaaattcatattacaCTATATAGTATTTACTCATaggaacaaaaattaaaaaactgaaCAAGACGAAATTTACTACAACTTTAAAAGTCAATTAAGCACTTAtgaacaataatatatatatatatatatatatatatatatatatatatatatatatatattaaaaaaaaaaaggacttaaAAGAAGAAACACACATGAGCATGAGATAGTTAAGAATGATAAAAGCTTACCTTTGTTTTTAACACATTAATCACATCTCCCACAATGCTTTGTTTAAGGCAATCTAATATTATGAATTACTATCTGAAAACAATTTTAACGAGATTATAAAGGGGGACAAATTACCTTTAGAGtgatttggggaaaaaaaagacATTGATGAAAGTTCATACCTTTAGTATTTGTCGAATGCActaagaaataataaattttgcaGGAGAGGCTTCAATTGCTTTTGCATCGTTATCTTGAGATGAACTTGTTTATCTCACAAGAAGTAAGCTTTCTACAGTTCTACCATCATTTCATTAGctatctcaaattttttatttctcatgTTTGCACTGCACAAAAGCCTCTGACCCTATTGGTTATTGTGTGagtgtattttaattttatactCCATCCTGACACTATAAGGTTCTAGCTTGAGCCTAGAACTGACTCTTTGTTTTTCTATGCAAGTCAGGCTCTTTGTTTACGctctcaattaaaaaaataaaagtaaaagtgggccattagagaagaaaaaaaaaaaaaaaatgactgaaTGTTTcgactttttaataaaaaagtgaaacaaGGAAGTTTTGAGAATTTTGTGTGGACCCATTTTGAAAAGTCAACAATCTATGTATAGGTCATTAGCTCTTGAATCGGACGAGTTCCTTtatagtacattttttttttaaggggccACAACCCCTATTGGCCTCTAAGTGGCTCTGCTACTAGTTCTATATATCTAATCCTGGGATAAATATGGGTGTTTCTTTTTTACTAATTACATTTTCATGTTAAAATATAACTTTGGATGT carries:
- the LOC133863122 gene encoding uncharacterized protein LOC133863122 → MERFRSVLDAFNLGDLRYRGSKYTWSNKRSSPDFIKARLDRALVNPGWCSRHPDVLVEVLAARSSDHKPLWIQFSARHKAKQGPRTFKYKACWNLDSECKEVVQAEWMKGTAGMSALGATMAKLDWCKQALYSKNPNNLEETQEVQEEIDHLLEMEDVQ